One Luteimonas sp. MC1825 DNA segment encodes these proteins:
- a CDS encoding leucyl aminopeptidase family protein, which translates to MSSTPTHAPADATSAAQPLHLVDRDGLATWRAAQPAAVGAWLDANRFDAAPGSHLLLPAGDARTASAVLGIGDRLDPASYAHAPMALPGGDWVPAAALDDAALHALQLGWGLGSYGFDRYKARARAPARLVLAQPDAEARDILAACVRVRDLVNTPTQDMGPEQLEDIARGMAEVHGAAFEAITGDDLLARNFPAIHAVGRASHRAPRLLALRWGDASHPHVAIVGKGVCFDTGGLDIKPADGMRNMKKDMGGAAHALALAELVMARRLPLRITLLVPAVENAIGPDAFRPGEVIATRTGVSVEIDNTDAEGRVILGDALAYAGEQAPDLILDFATLTGAARIALGPDLPALFSNDDALAQAWLDAGMQVRDPLWRMPLWRPYLRYLTSKVADMANAGSKMAGSVTAALYLERFVPKDMPWAHLDTYAWNDSDRPGRPAGGEALGLRAAYAMLKARAAG; encoded by the coding sequence ATGAGTTCCACGCCGACCCACGCGCCTGCCGACGCCACGTCCGCCGCACAGCCGCTGCACCTCGTCGACCGCGACGGGCTCGCCACCTGGCGTGCCGCGCAGCCGGCTGCCGTCGGTGCCTGGCTGGATGCCAACCGGTTCGATGCCGCCCCTGGCAGCCACCTGCTGCTGCCCGCCGGCGACGCCCGCACCGCCAGCGCCGTGCTCGGCATCGGTGACCGCCTCGACCCCGCCAGCTACGCGCACGCGCCGATGGCGCTGCCCGGCGGCGACTGGGTGCCGGCGGCCGCCCTCGACGACGCTGCACTGCACGCCCTGCAGCTCGGCTGGGGCCTCGGCAGCTACGGCTTCGACCGCTACAAGGCGCGCGCGCGCGCGCCGGCGCGGCTGGTGCTGGCGCAGCCCGATGCCGAAGCCCGCGACATCCTCGCCGCCTGCGTGCGCGTGCGCGACCTGGTGAACACGCCGACGCAGGACATGGGACCGGAGCAGCTCGAGGACATCGCGCGCGGCATGGCCGAGGTGCACGGGGCGGCGTTCGAGGCGATCACCGGCGACGACCTGCTGGCCCGGAACTTCCCGGCAATCCACGCCGTCGGCCGCGCTTCGCACCGCGCGCCGCGCCTGCTGGCGCTGCGCTGGGGCGACGCGTCGCACCCGCACGTGGCGATCGTCGGCAAGGGCGTGTGCTTCGACACCGGCGGCCTGGACATCAAGCCCGCCGATGGCATGCGCAACATGAAGAAGGACATGGGCGGCGCCGCGCACGCGCTCGCGCTGGCCGAACTGGTGATGGCGCGCAGGCTGCCGCTGCGCATCACCCTGCTGGTGCCGGCGGTGGAGAACGCGATCGGCCCGGACGCGTTCCGCCCTGGCGAGGTGATTGCCACCCGCACCGGGGTGAGCGTCGAGATCGACAACACCGACGCCGAGGGCCGCGTGATCCTGGGCGATGCGCTGGCCTATGCCGGCGAACAGGCGCCCGACCTGATCCTCGACTTCGCCACCCTCACCGGTGCCGCGCGCATCGCGCTCGGCCCGGACCTGCCGGCGCTCTTCAGCAATGACGACGCGCTGGCGCAGGCCTGGCTCGACGCCGGCATGCAGGTCCGCGACCCGCTGTGGCGCATGCCGCTGTGGCGCCCCTACCTGCGCTACCTGACCAGCAAGGTCGCGGACATGGCCAACGCCGGCTCGAAGATGGCCGGCAGCGTGACCGCGGCGCTGTACCTGGAGCGCTTCGTGCCCAAGGACATGCCGTGGGCACACCTCGACACCTACGCCTGGAACGACAGCGACCGCCCCGGTCGCCCGGCGGGCGGCGAGGCGCTCGGGCTGCGCGCCGCCTACGCGATGCTCAAGGCACGCGCCGCCGGCTGA
- a CDS encoding response regulator transcription factor, with protein MIRIALAEDQALLRGALAALLAMEDDIEVVAVAADGEAAWRDLQRTSPDLLVTDIEMPGLTGLELAQRIQRHGLATRVVIVTTFARAGYLRRALDAGVHGYLLKDAPIERLAEALRRVHAGGRAIDPQLALEAWSEADPLNERERQVLRLAGEGQAASEIAATLGLSHGTVRNYLSEAIGKLGVGNRIEAYRLARQKGWL; from the coding sequence ATGATCCGCATCGCGCTTGCCGAGGACCAGGCCCTGCTGCGCGGCGCGCTTGCGGCGCTGCTGGCGATGGAGGACGACATCGAGGTGGTGGCGGTGGCGGCGGACGGCGAGGCCGCCTGGCGCGACCTGCAGCGCACATCCCCGGATCTCCTGGTCACCGACATCGAGATGCCCGGCCTTACCGGCCTGGAACTCGCGCAGCGCATCCAGCGCCACGGGCTGGCGACGAGGGTCGTCATCGTCACCACCTTCGCCCGCGCCGGCTACCTGCGCCGCGCGCTGGATGCCGGCGTGCACGGCTACCTGTTGAAGGACGCGCCGATCGAGCGGCTGGCCGAGGCGCTGCGCCGGGTGCACGCCGGTGGCCGCGCGATCGACCCGCAGCTGGCGCTCGAGGCCTGGTCGGAGGCCGACCCGCTCAACGAACGCGAGCGCCAGGTGCTGCGCCTGGCCGGCGAGGGCCAGGCGGCGTCCGAGATCGCCGCCACGCTCGGCCTGTCGCACGGCACGGTGCGCAACTACCTGTCGGAGGCGATCGGCAAGCTCGGCGTCGGCAACCGCATCGAGGCGTACCGCCTCGCGCGGCAGAAGGGCTGGCTGTAG